The window GAATTCGAACAATCGGAATTACAATAGGATGCAACTTCAAGGATTGAAGATTATTGAATCTTTTACTATACAACAACATTTGGGATTTAACAAGAACTCCACAGACAACATCTTTATTGAAATGAGTTCTGATTTTGTCAATTTTTATAAATCACTGTTGGATAACGATTTAACAtcaagaaatatattttactTCCTATATTTTGTACACTACGAGATCAAGTGTagttttttcaaaagtgCAAGGATTGTTTTAAAAGCTCTGGATGCTGTATTTTTTGCAGCAATCAAAGCTGATGACCAACATGCAATTAGCAAATTATGCCAGGCGCTATCTCTCAAGCTGTTAATGCTAATGCTTGATTCTACCTccgaagatgaagatttaaaaATTGTAATCCTTTCGATATTATTCAAGTACCTTCGACTGCGAACTGACACACGCAAAACCTTTGTGAGAAGCCGTGGCtatattttgttattttcaattttgaaagacTCGAAACAAAGTACTATGGGCGAGGTCATAAAACTACTGTTTGCCTTTTCTTTAGGTGGTAACTTAGATCCAATTAAGTTAGAAACTGATGACAGATTAATAATCCCAACAGGTGAAAAAGTGAAGAAAATTATAGTCGAAATTCACTATTTGATAATCTCTTTACTTGAATATTCTGTGATGAATGACATAAAGGAAAATAAGCAAAATGAATTACAAGCAATTGTTTGTGATTATATTAGTGAGTTATCTGCTATCCAAGAAAGgcaagatatatattccatatTTGAACCTGAGGCAAGCAAAGTTCCCGAAAAGTTAGTGAATTTACTTATAACGCTAAGCAAACCTCAAAATGGATTAATATATGAAGATGCAACACGCCTTATCCGCAAGTTCGtttctaataatatattatatcacATAAAGAACAATAAGCCTCATGAATTCGTCAATTACCTACAGGCTTTACTAGATATGAAAGGGACCTCTGATATTTATAGTGGCCGACCTGCTACTTCTAAAACCATAAACTATATTGCGCCAGCTATTTCAATAGGAATTATGCCAGTTGTCTCGGATGAACTTCTTAGGTTGGGACCTCAGTTAGATAGTTTATTCACTGAATATCCGAATATGCTGAGAAACGTCGTgcatttttttgaagaaatcaaagATTGTTTACCTTCAATTATGTTTGAACCTTCAACGTATTTGTCCATCCACCAGTGTATTCTGACCATTTTAGAGTCGGTTAAGCATTATAACTTTTTAAGAAGGAAAACAACACATTTGAACTCTTTGATACAAACTGAGGAGCTTAACATTTACACGCTTCTTAATTTAGTTATGGAAGAGAAGCTCGAGTTATCTGCAGAACAATGGAcacaatttttcaagtctttattattttatcaaGAATCATTGTTCAGCGTACAAGTAAACAAGTTTGAAAGAGAATTTCCTGCTTCGTTCGTTTTGTTTCTAATATACTACATCCAACGCGCAGACCCTGAAGAATCAAGAACTCTACCCATGAATTGTTTACGCACCATACTAATTCATCAAGGCGTTGATGCACAATCTCTAGCTCCAGTTATAAGCCGTCAGTATAGAGAAGACATTGCCAATTCATTCTCACAAATTCTGGTCTCAAACGACgatgaagtttttgaattgttgTTGTCACTGAAAATAAAGGCTATACTTGATCCAATACGGCCTGAATTTATCCAGCATACGTTAGCTAAGAAAATGTCTTTAACTGGTAGGCATGAAATAATACCTAATGCTAAAGTCACAGCTTCACTACTACAAATGAAGCAGCATCTAATTGATAATAACTTGTTGGAAGCGCAGAAGATTCATCAATTATTTAAGAGAGACAATATTAGTTTCTCTCAGAAAATAGTAGCAGCTGAGGAAAAGAGAGTcttgaacttcttcaaCGATATCGAGGATGATGTCATTTTTTACTTTAATCGCATTTACAATTTGGATATTGATGCGCTAGAATTCAACAAGCTCCATGGATATGATAGTGAATTGGAATTAATTTGGAATATAGATACATGCGAGGACTGTAATCGCATGAAAAAGAGGTTAATTGGTGTCTATGATCATCCATCACAAATAGCTTTGGAGCCCTCTACATCAGATAATATGCGTACTTCTTCTCCCAGTGTAATAAAAAGATCTTCTAGCAGTATTAAGTCATACTgtattgttgttggattCGAATCTCTGAACCTATCGCatttagaagaagataataaTAGGAAGGTGTTACGAAGCCTAAAGGATGGTGACTTGGTTAaacaaatttggaattgTAGTCGCGTGGTAGGATTAAATGTTCACGAAGGTATCCTGGTTATGGGAAATAGATATCTATATTTTATCACAAACTACTTCTTCTCTGCGAGAAAAAAGTCCGTCATAAACATATCTGACGCTCCATACAATGAACGGGATAAAACAGCTGCATTAATATCAGGATCTTCGGAATGTTCAAACGATGATACCAGGGACCATAATATGATATATTGGGACCTTTCAAAATTAACTTTTTTGATTAAGAGaccatttttgttgaggGATGTTGGTGTGGAATTTCTATTTGAACATGGTAAGAATTGTTTTTTAAGCTTTTCCACATCAGGTGTCAGAGATGATGTCTATCGCTACATGGACAAGCTGCCAAGAAGCCATGATATTGACCGAGCATTATTTGAAACGTTAGATGAAGTAAATAAACGTACCCAAGATATTGGATTTAGGAATGGGATATCTTCAGTTTCATTATCAACTAAGTTTGCTAATGTATTTTCTCCGCCATCTAATCTATTGGATACATTTGACGCAATAAACTTATGGAAAAATGGTTACATCTCTAATTTCtattatttaattattataaaCACGTTAGCTGGGAGAACTTTCAATGACTTAACTCAATATCCAGTGTTTCCATGGGTGGTGGCCGATTATATAAGCGACGAACTTGATCTCAATGATCCCAGAACATTTAGGGATCTATCGAAACCAATGGGTGCCCAGGATAACTCAAGAATGCAGCAGTTCATAGAACGCTATGAAGCATTGTCTTCTCTAGGTGATGAAAATTCACCTCCATTTCACTACGGCACACATTATTCATCTGCCATGATTGTATCATCCTACATGATTAGGTTAGAGCCTTTTGCTAAGTCATATTTATTGTTGCAAGGCGGCAAATTTGGGCCTCCAGATAGATTATTCAATTCAATTGAACGTTCATGGAAGTCTGCATCCAGTGAAAATACAACCGATGTTCGTGAGTTAATACCAGAATTTTACTATCTACCTGATTTTTTGTCCAATGTTAACAATTATAATTTTGGATGGCTCCAGTCCGGAGACAAGGTGGGTGATGTAATATTGCCTCCCTGGGCAAAAAATGATCcaaagatatttattaGTAAGAACAGAGCAGCTTTGGAAAGTCCATATGTATCAGAAAATCTACATAAATGGAttgatttggtttttggcttcaaacaaaaagggGAAGGTGCCATTAATTCAGTAaatgttttcaataaactAAGCTATCATGGGGCTATTGACTTAGACAGAATTAACGATGAAGCTGAGAGAAGATCTGTGACTAGCATAATCCATAATTTTGGTCAAACTCCATTGCAATTGTTTGATTCTCCACATCCAAAAAGAGACTTCAAAGATGTTTACTCATTGACTGATACTTTCTGGGATACTTTTAAAGCTATTCCCAATTCATCTGTACCAATCCGGTTACACTGTAGTGATACAGCTGTTAAATCACTTACTCTGAACTATAAAGAGACGACTTCTGTTGAATGGACAGGGTATCCAAGTGACATAATAGATATTTCTGGTGCTTTGGTTACCCTATTGAAACCGAATTCCATTAAAATCAGAGATAAAATATTCAGCGATGTACATCGAACCATCGTGACCATCCTCAAGAATTATTGTGAtaattattttattacGGGTGATGATATGGGGCTCATTAAAGTATGGAACGtttgtaataataatcaagGAGATGTATCTTTGGAGCTTGTGAATAATTGTTGTGGACATATGAATGGTATTAAAGAGATTGCTACAGCTAACGAATATAACACCATGTTAACCTTGGATGTTACAGGAAATATGTATATCTGGGATATCTTAAAGGGAGAAGTGATCAGAATTATATCGAAAAATGCATCATACATCGCAATTTCTGGTAGTACTAGTAATATAGCAATGGTCGATGAATCAGACAATCTCACTGTTTATGATCTAAATGGTTCTGTATTTACAAGTATCAAATTAGAAAAAACGGTATCTAACATTGCCTTTATGAATTTTGCTTCTATTGAAATGCCTAAAAAAAACATATGTactggaaagaaaaagatatcatTATTGTTGGTTTTCGAGATTGCACTGTGAGCTTGTATGAGTTGGTCCTATTAACTGATAAATGGGGTcttgaacttttgaaaacgCTAAAAGCTGCGAATACTGGTTACATTACAGCCTTAAACTCCAGGATAAAAACAATTCAACTTAATAATGGTTGTCAAGAATCCAAGGAAGTTATTCGTGCAGAAATATCGGCCGGTGATTCAAATGGATTCATTCATACTTGGAAGTGATACGCAttgttgtttttcaaattatAAATTTTTATGTGTAGTAAAGAATTCGATAACCGCTCTGCAAATGGGCACTGTCATTTTACCATTAAATGgttattctttttaataaatcaaCCTTCGATACTTCATCCTGAAATTCCTTCTCATCAATGGTACTCTTTATTAACTTGACAGATTGCTTTGCTTTTCGCCCATATTTTCCGGTCTCTATTGAAACCACTCCACACAATTCTAGGGCATCGCAGCTTTCTAAAAATTCATTCCGCTTTAATGGGTTAAGCGCAATGGTTCCAGATAACAGTTTGCTGTAATAATCGTATGCATCGTCAATAGAGCACCTTGCCTTATATAGATCTGACTTTTCCCTGTGAACCAGTGCACATAGCACAACTTTCTGTTGCATGTTGAGTTTTGATATTCTTGATTTAGTAGAAGAGCCATTAATGTATGTCGAGAAAACCCTTGAAACATGTGTGAGAGTAACACGAACCACAATATCTGAGGAtttattcttcaaagattCAAGTTCTGCGAGCTCAACACTATTCCTTAAAACGTCAAAAAGCTTCCTTAAATCACCAGTATTACAGGAGCATTTCTTTGCAGCAAATTTGATTGCCATTGGTTGTATGATGGACTCGTTTTTGTCAATTGATTTCAACTTACTAGTAACTATTTCAAACATCTCATCCGAGCTATAAGGAGcaaaattgataatctGCGGCAGGAAATCAGAAGCTAAAGCCAACCTGTTTAGCAGCCTATCCTTCATATCTAAACTGTTGGCGATGCCTATCAATGTAAACCTAACAGATGGTAGTTTGGCAAGGATAAATAAATTGACAATGATCCTCGTAGCATTACTATCTTCCAACGTAGAGGTTAATAATTTGTCCATTTCATCTAGAATGACTACAAAAGCCGTATTAGAATGAGCCTTGATAAACTTTTGTAAATCTTCCATGGTTTTTACAGGCTCTTTATTAGAATCCTGAATGCATGATTGTCTATGGATTTTAGACCAGATGGACTCTGGTTTTCTCAATGCAATGCAGTTAAGCGAAACCACCGCCACAGATTGATAACGACCAGGCGCAGTCTCGTAATGCAAGGTATTAGCCAAAGTTGGGTCATGTTTTGGTGCGTTTCTCCTGTTCTCTTCTCCAATTATAATCGTATGAAAAGTCTGCCTGATTATCAACTCCAGTTGGGCCGTCTTCCCCGTTCCCGGGGGACCCGTAATATACAACGAACCCCCATGATCAGACCCCActgaattcttcaaaaactgaGCAATCGCAGCATATTGTTTCTGTCTTGTTGGCAGCCAAGGCTTATCCATCGCTGTAAACGATGACCGCTGCAATACTGACTTGGTCTTGGAATATATAGAGCTCTTACCAAATACCAATCGTTTCGGCTGCACCTCCACATCCGGCTCAAGCTTCATGCTATGCTTGAGCCGTAGAGCCGGTGCCATCACAGACAAATCCTGTTTCTCAGGAGATGCTGGGGGTGTCCTTAATCCCCGGAGCCTCTTGGCCGCTGGCAAAACCACATCAACGCCATTTCCCTCTTCAAATGGTAGCAGTATCGTCCGCTTGTTTCTCGTAAGCATCCCTCTATTTTACTTTGCCAACTCTCTCTATCTCTCTTTAAAGAATTGCCTgtatattatcaatataCTAACTACCAAAACAAAGATACATCTACCCTATTTCAAGCCTAAAAGTTGGGAACTAAACTTATGAAccataatatatttaaactATACAAACATTTCCAACGATCTGACGTGCCAATATCAAACGCCAGATCCGGAGCATGTTTCGTGTTCATGAAGCTTTACCGAAGTGGGACTAGGTAGATCTTAACGGTCCATTCATTGCTTTTTCGAAGGATTTTAATTGACGCGTcgcatcttcatcacttgGAATACCTAAACTAGTAATCCGTTGTACATGACTGCTGAAAGTACTTAGAAGTTGTTTATAGAGCCGAGTGAATTAATGCCAGACATGGTTTGGCATTAATGCAGTAGGAGACGTTCTCTCACTAACGATACTACGTGCAGTGTGTGTGTGTAAATCCGGCATGTGTTGGTCTTAAGTGTTTCAGGAATTGAGGTCGATTGGAGGGGAGGAGGAAGTGAAATTTTCCTCGAGGATTTTGCTTATGTAAGTGTTATAACGGCTCGAGAAAAACCACAACACTGCAGAAAAGCGTGTGAGTTAGAAAGAACCGCAGTGGGTTTTCGTATTTGGCATGTTCCATATATGTTTTATGCGTCTAGAAAAAATCATGAGGATTGTGGGGTTCCATTACGATCATCGTAGGGTTTGTTGGGTTTCTGCCGTATTTGATATTCCCACTCCGTGTACATGCATGGAGATAGCACGGCAACACAGTTTCTAAGATGTATCTGCGACGCGCTTATCGATACGTGGATTTCTCGTGCGTTTCTTGCGCATTGTAAACTTAAATCTCAACAATCCAGGGGCAACGTAATTGCTCTGGGATGCCGGTGTCCGAGAGGGGTTCAATCATCTTTGGAAGCTTTAGTTACTTGGAATGAGCGGATTGTGGGTTGTGGATTTCCGGAGTGAGTGCCCTTTCCTCCCTCTTAAAAAAAGGGCTACTTTGGTTTATTCTATTCCTCGCGCAATGAGGGTCTGATTGCTTTCCTGATACAATGCTGTCGGACCGATATCCAAAAGCGAGCGCACTTTGTCGCATATGCATACATCCCCGACAGACATAGTTTGTAAGACTTTCTTGTTGGATCGTTACAGTCTTTTCTAGTCACAATGATGCACAGGATTTCGAACCAACTCAGCACATGTTCACAGGTCACGGCATCCTTGCCACGTTCGGTCCCATCATCAGGCTCCCGCGCAAGATTGTATGCAACAAGTTAGCTTTTTCCTACGGAAATCGTTGCCACATTCTACTACGTACCCGACAAGTCTGCTAAACTTCGGCCACCCAGGTAAGTCTCCTGCCTGCCTCTTTGGTAGCTACGCTATCATAATCTTGTAAACTATATCGCCTACCCCTCCCCTCCATCCCATAtctaattaaaaaataaaaaaaccaCTGATATCATGGCGGAACGGAGGGACACAGGTAGAGAGAAGCCAAAAGATTCACCTATGTTTCAAAAAGCCTCCTTATGCCAGATATAGCACACGACACATTGCTGTGTCAAGACTTTCTATTTTACCACGATGGTCCTTAATAGGTATAAGTAAAAACCTTATCGGCCACATAGACGCCTCATTGATCCATCCAAAAACAATGCGAAAGCCCCAACCATACAGTATTATGTAATAACCATCCAAACTCCCAAATTTACTTGCTGTTTGACAAAAGTACACTCAAATGCATAAACCTAGGGGCGCCTCTGTCGCATTGCAACGCCGCTTGTTGCGTTTACCGGCGCACAACCTCgcacagcagcagtttAACATACAGCGTACATATGTCATATCATAAACATCAAAAACACATAACTAAATTGCCACAAATCATACAAGTACCCTAAAACTCCCACGGCAATTCCTCTTTATCCTCTCAACAGTGGTTTATCTATAGAAACATTCAACCATCACCTTCTACGAGGTGGAATTAGATGTTCTAACAAGTCGAACCCATTTTACAGGAACAATTTTTGTGCTGTGTGAATTCTCAGCCAACTAGACATAAAACTATCTCTGATAAACAACACGGCACATAGTCGACAACTGATTAGATATTCATAGCTGCAGAACTGTTTCCCTTTCCTTGAAGACTGAGATATCGTACGGTTTCGAAGTACAAACTTTATactaatattttttctCTGTTTCTGTCGTTTTTCGTTTGGGAAAGAAAAGATTGCAGTGTGAGTTTAAAGAGAGGTGATACTATTGCAAAACAGAACAAGGGAGAAAGAGCTATATAGCTATAATACAGCTATTTTTGAGcgttttttttttgaaatgcCAATATCTCAGAGACTAGGAGAGAAGAAGAGGTATCACTATAGTGGTAATAGCAGGAATTCTTCGTATTCGCGAGGTGGTCATCACTCGCACAACCCTACACAGTACCATCATACAGGTCCTACGCCGAATCAGACAGTATCGACATCGCATGGAAGCCCGTCTATTTCACAAGGTACAGATTCAAGGCCTTCTCGGTATGATCCTAAAgtttctttgaataacAAGTCTTTTTCGCCGAGAACTGGTAGTCGATATAATCCAGACCCTTCGACCTCTAGCCCACTTAAGAAAAATGCACCCGACCTAATATCCAGGTACTCGGGGACCTCGTCATTATCTCATAGCAGATACAACCCCCAGGTGGGTCCACCTCCTTTAACAGCGCCCACAGCGACAACTGGACCGTATCAGGGATATAATAGTTATGGAAACCAATACAGTTCTGTAAACAGACACAAACCAAGGACTTTGGATACAACGGACCTCCATGATAATACTTTGGGTTCAAACGGCTATGCTAGTAATTCTGGAAAATGGCGAGATTCAAATATgttatcttcttcttcgtcctCATCTAATATGACCAATCAGCAGTTGGATTACGACGCCGGAAATTCAGCAGCACCTTTATCAGCTTCACAACACTATCGGAGATCGAATAGTGCAGGAAATAGTACTCCAAAGTACTACCGAAATATTAACTATGGAActaaatatggatataAGCCGAAACATAATGGAAATGACGGTATTGATGATAGATATGAGATGCCTAAATCGAAAAAGAACTTTGATAACCAACACTCTCTCGGGTCCAGTTTAATAAATTCTGTTCCGATGACTACTAAAAAGATTGGGAAAAGGGTTGCTAATGCCCATAAACGGAttgatttaaaattagaagaaaatgTTTGTCTTGATGACAGTGAGAATGAATCAATAAAATCAGTTGAAAATCAAAGCATTTATTATGGTAATATGAAAACGCATATAGATGCTGAACTGACTGATGAACAATATATGGAATCACgggaagaagaaagatatAAGAAGAAGCGGGAAAATGATGGAATGGGGCAACTTAAAGTTGCAGATATCAGAGATCAAGATGGGGGTAAGGATAAGGACGACGAAGATcatgatgacgaagaagatgagaaagaagaggaagatgaagatgaagaagagcaTGGCGATGAGATGGATACTGATGATATCAATCACAGGTCAACTAGGTTTCCTACCACTGTTGAGGAACTAGCATTTGAAATGCAAAAGGATTCTATGTTATACAGTGATTACACAGACCCCCTTGCCCAAAGACCTCACGTCCCAAAGTCATTACCTGAGTCATTGCCATATCCTGAGCCACTTAACCCCGTTGAAGGTTGTATCTTCCCGATGCTTGAACCTGAAATGAAGTTGTGGCTTTTAAAGAACCGACCACGGAAGGAAAGGATTTCGAAACAGACATACTTATTAAAAGTTCCAATCAAGGAACTTTCAGAATATCCATTTATGTCTCAGAATATCTTAATCCATAAACAGGCTATTCGTCCAATTTTATTGTCTGCAATTTCTAAGTTGAAACATTATGAATTTTTAAGGACTATAcagttgaaaaaaaaattcctaGAATTGCAAGATGACTGGACTTCTAAATGTGACAGAATGGATAAAATGAGCGAGAGAATTAGGAGACAAGAGATCGAAGAAAAGAAACGTatagaagaagaggaacGTAAACATGAGGAAAAGCAGCGTGCGCTACAGGTACAACAGAGTCAAAGTGGTTTATCGCGGCGCAGAAACAGGGCTGACTTTGTTGATGACGCTGAGATAGAATCCGTTCTCCTGCAGATAGATCCAGATTATAAACACCATCAACTTGCAGCAACTATTCCGCCAATGATAATCGATCCtgtaaaaaaatattcGATAAAGTTTAAAGATGTTAGTAATTTGGTTACTGATAAAGATGCGTGGGCTTCAAGAGTTATAACTGATGCGATTGATACTTTTTCTGATCAGGAACATGAGCAGTTTGTGGAAGCTTATTTATCATATCCAAAGAGGTTTGGAAAAATTTCCAACTATATGGGTGGTCTTAGGACTCCTGAAGAGTGTGCTTTGCACTATTATAAGACTAAGAAAGCGGTAAAGTATAAGAAGTTGATAATGGAGAAGAATAAGAAACGTAAGAGTAGCGTACCTCGTCGCCGTaaggagaaagaaagagaaaaggaaaGATCGAAACAAAAACTAGGCAGCCCTGACACCGATGTTGCAATGGATGAAAGATCCAGAACAGAAGAGCCAGAAgtagaatttgaaaagacCAAAGTCGTCATGGAACAAGTTGAAGTGAAAGTTATGGATGAAAAAGATCGAAAAGATCGAAAAGGTGGGATGGATCGCAATGAGAATGATATACCTTATATAGATGTCAAGCCCACTAACTCTACAGCGCTTAATGTCATAGATAATGACAATGCAAccgaagatgaagatgaatacCCTCATGCGCCTGCGATTGAGGTTCAGGATCCAGCTATTGCTAATATGAAAACACCTATAGTTGGTGAACAAGGTTCCCGAAAACGTACGATTGATGAGGTAAAATTTGTTAATACAGAGGGCTCTTATCAACCGCAGTCTGGAGCAAAAGAAGTTTCATTAGAATTAACTCAGGATCATCAGCCAACCCAGGTATCCTCAAAGTCA is drawn from Eremothecium cymbalariae DBVPG#7215 chromosome 8, complete sequence and contains these coding sequences:
- the BPH1 gene encoding Bph1p (similar to Ashbya gossypii AFR620W) codes for the protein MCESTSCNIYILKSSINAMSFDDKTENQSVTMNVSIERLVTLLDRLLDLQTEAGTHESKTSSLYGLLSKFPLDGNAQGSIRDYVELEISQRFLNLKSTDRNFLLDAEAWEHLATFDYEQNEIIYSVVLQVIISLMNNSLINKQVVANEVNIKELIKGKIEQTTNDLVSGGLIELYYQILSVSCTPSDLLYLYTNLPEYKTQFFYILNNLGEELSDPYSECYLEFENCYQRYDLNTPKEQLTISIWIEFLNITSNRIFTIGQDLSLEVKENTLSISNDEFILGIFDMFDILLFTLYHITILIDRDNITLYVDGTYVQSLNILHGSVQDIYYIELGSMMCLFKLYRLILWGGLLPESSIQLADQLVLFRNPPKEWNNHNDSIIPKVPGTLIEQGTVLHVAKDNIELDVLPSRWIAVMRKDPTTYTVSLSEDTSLHNSKCFYYQNANIISSMDTIYVFRIIVHLLGRAEDMDYFYKCLEHLFIILKNPYLKHQFETEFGYALLSALLTRNVLKRINEPLSIEFWNLVLEYCGLNIRDPSLSIVKNREAYKNLVLNLELWISCTHKTPAVYELVRFLLFQIDWIQNSNNRNYNRMQLQGLKIIESFTIQQHLGFNKNSTDNIFIEMSSDFVNFYKSLLDNDLTSRNIFYFLYFVHYEIKCSFFKSARIVLKALDAVFFAAIKADDQHAISKLCQALSLKLLMLMLDSTSEDEDLKIVILSILFKYLRLRTDTRKTFVRSRGYILLFSILKDSKQSTMGEVIKLLFAFSLGGNLDPIKLETDDRLIIPTGEKVKKIIVEIHYLIISLLEYSVMNDIKENKQNELQAIVCDYISELSAIQERQDIYSIFEPEASKVPEKLVNLLITLSKPQNGLIYEDATRLIRKFVSNNILYHIKNNKPHEFVNYLQALLDMKGTSDIYSGRPATSKTINYIAPAISIGIMPVVSDELLRLGPQLDSLFTEYPNMLRNVVHFFEEIKDCLPSIMFEPSTYLSIHQCILTILESVKHYNFLRRKTTHLNSLIQTEELNIYTLLNLVMEEKLELSAEQWTQFFKSLLFYQESLFSVQVNKFEREFPASFVLFLIYYIQRADPEESRTLPMNCLRTILIHQGVDAQSLAPVISRQYREDIANSFSQILVSNDDEVFELLLSLKIKAILDPIRPEFIQHTLAKKMSLTGRHEIIPNAKVTASLLQMKQHLIDNNLLEAQKIHQLFKRDNISFSQKIVAAEEKRVLNFFNDIEDDVIFYFNRIYNLDIDALEFNKLHGYDSELELIWNIDTCEDCNRMKKRLIGVYDHPSQIALEPSTSDNMRTSSPSVIKRSSSSIKSYCIVVGFESLNLSHLEEDNNRKVLRSLKDGDLVKQIWNCSRVVGLNVHEGILVMGNRYLYFITNYFFSARKKSVINISDAPYNERDKTAALISGSSECSNDDTRDHNMIYWDLSKLTFLIKRPFLLRDVGVEFLFEHGKNCFLSFSTSGVRDDVYRYMDKLPRSHDIDRALFETLDEVNKRTQDIGFRNGISSVSLSTKFANVFSPPSNLLDTFDAINLWKNGYISNFYYLIIINTLAGRTFNDLTQYPVFPWVVADYISDELDLNDPRTFRDLSKPMGAQDNSRMQQFIERYEALSSLGDENSPPFHYGTHYSSAMIVSSYMIRLEPFAKSYLLLQGGKFGPPDRLFNSIERSWKSASSENTTDVRELIPEFYYLPDFLSNVNNYNFGWLQSGDKVGDVILPPWAKNDPKIFISKNRAALESPYVSENLHKWIDLVFGFKQKGEGAINSVNVFNKLSYHGAIDLDRINDEAERRSVTSIIHNFGQTPLQLFDSPHPKRDFKDVYSLTDTFWDTFKAIPNSSVPIRLHCSDTAVKSLTLNYKETTSVEWTGYPSDIIDISGALVTLLKPNSIKIRDKIFSDVHRTIVTILKNYCDNYFITGDDMGLIKVWNVCNNNQGDVSLELVNNCCGHMNGIKEIATANEYNTMLTLDVTGNMYIWDILKGEVIRIISKNASYIAISGSTSNIAMVDESDNLTVYDLNGSVFTSIKLEKTVSNIAFMNFASIEMPKKNICTGKKKISLLLVFEIAL
- the CDC6 gene encoding AAA family ATPase CDC6 (similar to Ashbya gossypii AFR621C) translates to MLTRNKRTILLPFEEGNGVDVVLPAAKRLRGLRTPPASPEKQDLSVMAPALRLKHSMKLEPDVEVQPKRLVFGKSSIYSKTKSVLQRSSFTAMDKPWLPTRQKQYAAIAQFLKNSVGSDHGGSLYITGPPGTGKTAQLELIIRQTFHTIIIGEENRRNAPKHDPTLANTLHYETAPGRYQSVAVVSLNCIALRKPESIWSKIHRQSCIQDSNKEPVKTMEDLQKFIKAHSNTAFVVILDEMDKLLTSTLEDSNATRIIVNLFILAKLPSVRFTLIGIANSLDMKDRLLNRLALASDFLPQIINFAPYSSDEMFEIVTSKLKSIDKNESIIQPMAIKFAAKKCSCNTGDLRKLFDVLRNSVELAELESLKNKSSDIVVRVTLTHVSRVFSTYINGSSTKSRISKLNMQQKVVLCALVHREKSDLYKARCSIDDAYDYYSKLLSGTIALNPLKRNEFLESCDALELCGVVSIETGKYGRKAKQSVKLIKSTIDEKEFQDEVSKVDLLKRITI
- the SNT1 gene encoding Snt1p (similar to Ashbya gossypii AFR623W), giving the protein MPISQRLGEKKRYHYSGNSRNSSYSRGGHHSHNPTQYHHTGPTPNQTVSTSHGSPSISQGTDSRPSRYDPKVSLNNKSFSPRTGSRYNPDPSTSSPLKKNAPDLISRYSGTSSLSHSRYNPQVGPPPLTAPTATTGPYQGYNSYGNQYSSVNRHKPRTLDTTDLHDNTLGSNGYASNSGKWRDSNMLSSSSSSSNMTNQQLDYDAGNSAAPLSASQHYRRSNSAGNSTPKYYRNINYGTKYGYKPKHNGNDGIDDRYEMPKSKKNFDNQHSLGSSLINSVPMTTKKIGKRVANAHKRIDLKLEENVCLDDSENESIKSVENQSIYYGNMKTHIDAELTDEQYMESREEERYKKKRENDGMGQLKVADIRDQDGGKDKDDEDHDDEEDEKEEEDEDEEEHGDEMDTDDINHRSTRFPTTVEELAFEMQKDSMLYSDYTDPLAQRPHVPKSLPESLPYPEPLNPVEGCIFPMLEPEMKLWLLKNRPRKERISKQTYLLKVPIKELSEYPFMSQNILIHKQAIRPILLSAISKLKHYEFLRTIQLKKKFLELQDDWTSKCDRMDKMSERIRRQEIEEKKRIEEEERKHEEKQRALQVQQSQSGLSRRRNRADFVDDAEIESVLLQIDPDYKHHQLAATIPPMIIDPVKKYSIKFKDVSNLVTDKDAWASRVITDAIDTFSDQEHEQFVEAYLSYPKRFGKISNYMGGLRTPEECALHYYKTKKAVKYKKLIMEKNKKRKSSVPRRRKEKEREKERSKQKLGSPDTDVAMDERSRTEEPEVEFEKTKVVMEQVEVKVMDEKDRKDRKGGMDRNENDIPYIDVKPTNSTALNVIDNDNATEDEDEYPHAPAIEVQDPAIANMKTPIVGEQGSRKRTIDEVKFVNTEGSYQPQSGAKEVSLELTQDHQPTQVSSKSEFKDIPGDEEEGSFGSIKKRPKNIDSHHRSSYWSVRESDMFPSLLKEYGSQWHLISDKLGTKSTTMVRNYYQRKAEAKGWQPLLEEGNSNYASQKEMNEAGSPITNMNENNLNGTDVPPQQAPALGYFNIDKPISPPAVRTPTVKSVQDSFSQQTTPKHGLPSQHLPSIQLRNPVPERKVTTHPQLTSLTTQPVPQKRLPQIQSMPQHSVHFSSGTQVHETQASDISRRSSIRSLLNENNSATISRKSSPPVVDKIETTGSSVIIQELNASTFSKSFQKGSTSNNPYAVGNPSSTFGSSTSSSTQASATVPPHSPWSSITSILNPAQQTTLLKAPLQKQPLQRQNSPTAFNFIPSFTQSTERGTLNTSLPPVLPLVTANSSTARQQHSVPSPPQRPLQQPTFNFANDPLAALAAVASAPEALGLISNSTNNTSRNGNRDGYPSSSQK